ttagttgtactcaccagcagcgcagcaaagcAGCACTATGCTTAAAATTGGCCACCAACGCGCCATGGCTGCAATgcgaaaaatatataaattgtttacactTTTGTTACACTTGAActgcttatttaataaattattacttGTGGCGTGGTAGCAGTAACGACTCTACGGCTCTACGTGGAACTTGAAGTGGGAGCGAGTGGAACGAGCGTTCACTCTAATCCAATACAAAGCCACGCTTACACTAGGTGTTGTCCGCGTGCAACGAGTTCTATTTATTAAGCCGAggtggctgccgctgctgtggTGAGTTTGAGTGTTGAAAACAGCGGCGCCGACGCAGCGGCCTGCGCGCAACTCAAAGCTTTGCGCAGGGGCAATGTGGATTCCATTGCGTAAAATGCCAAGGCGCAGGCGTCGCTGCccgtgtatgtgtgcgtgtgtgtgtgtctgcttgaGTGTGAAGAAAGGTTAATTAGCTTAGGCGTAGCATATGTGGGTGTACTATTGTTTGTATTGTTAACTGCACCTTTGGACGACAAGCCTCAGGTGGGCAGAGCGCGCTGCCAACTCAGCTGCATAAATCAATGCTGCTTAACCATCAATCTATAAGTTTTGACCCTGAAATCTGTTGGCTTTTGTCTCATTGTCaacgctctgtgtgtgtgtgtgtgtgtgtgtgtgtgtgtgtggagtttaattttcaaaaatctcGATTTCGTAACTGTTATTGCCAGCGCGCTTCTTTCAATTTCTTAGCAATAACAACtgactttttattttcaccCACACGTGCGTCGCATATTAAGTGCCACGCCTACGCCAGCTGCATTTATAAGCTTtgtgtctgctgcttgcttatGCTGCTCACAGCTTATGCGCATTAAATTCTTGTTAACGTGGCTAAGACCCGCAATGAAAAGGTTAATAAACCTGCCGCCACACTAACGACCACATCGAGTAGCTTCCAGCAAAGCTAAGCAGCAACTCAATTGTGAGTCAGAGACATacgaaatttttaattaaacgccAAATTGATTATGCATTggtaaacatttttgcattccCCAGCTGCTTATGTAAACAAAGATGCAGGCAGAAGACCAAAACgtacaaaaacaagcaataaaagGGCCAACAGACTGGattggctgactggctggctggttatTCAATAAGTTAAGAGCTTGTATGCATTGGAAAAAACGCAGCATGTTTGCGGATATGAAATTGACTTTGGCTTGAAAGTGGAGCTGGCTTGaacaataagaacaaaaaCGAACAAGTTCGTTGAATTTCAACTTTCGTTGGGGCTTGGTCTCAattagcaataacaaataacgcatagcaaatatttgtgtgtttgctttcaaGAGCATTTGGGTAAACATTGGGTAAGCTATGATTATTAAagaaacattttgttttttaattgatttgcaatataaaattacacaGTTTAGTAGGTCACTTGTTGCCGatgttgcaataaaattatatattaacgTTTAGAgttgtaaaattgttgtacGATTGACAGCATAATCACATAGACTGCGGCGCCAATTAGCTGCGCTGCAAGATTGAGTACGAAAAAGAATGGCGGCGACTGCAAATCgttgtctatatatatattatatatgcattgcTATTTCCTGAACTTGAAAACAAGTTCTGACAGCAGCAAGAAATAGTTAAGCTGCACAACATGACGTATGCGTGATTTGCAGCATTCTTAACATTGCAGCTTATAACAATTGCCACTTAAAGGTTTAATTGTCAATTAGCAAGTGAAGGGTGAAGatgctaaaaaaaacttgcttaccttcttgctcttgttgcttgcacttacttttttcttttttgtagtttagttacaattaatttagttgctcATGATATAAGCAGacgtattatattttttacgttTGGCTTTAATCAACTGTTAAACTGGTTTTTCAATTAGAGTGAAAATGTTGATGCGACggcattgaaattaattttttttcttcttcgaCGAGTGAAAacctttttttgttggttcgttgatatttacataatttgaGATTGCCCTCAATTTGGGCTTTTGTAGCTGATTATGcgatattataatattttattatgttgcGCTATAagcccccacacacacacacacacacacacacagtcctTGAATCGATTAACgctaattatttgcataataattaaaagcaattacctctataaattatagtagttttatttgccaaaagAGAAATTGCTGCCCAGCACGAAAGCGGCATCGTTAATGATGAAAATGAGCCAAAGAGATGCGCTTGTCAATTTGTAAACTGTAAACTTGGGGAGCTGTTAAAGAAATGCATaaccataaaaacaaaataaataacacacaAGTTGCataagctgccgctgctgcattCCCTTTCACCTGCTCACGCTCTCTTGGAAATTTATAGCTGTGCAGGCCCAATGTACTTAACtgagtttctttttatttaaatttgctttaacaattttacaCTTTGGCTAGCAAACAATGCAGCTGTCGGAAGCTGCTTTAGGAACTATTCGTCAACTGTCTTAAGTAATCTATCTTGTTGAATATAGTAATTAAGCTCTGAGGCTGTCTGCAAACTTGATTGACCACTAAAGTTCCTGTATCTGAGCCACGAGCAGTGCAAGTCAGAACAAGGAAGTGCCAATTGGCAAGgcccagcagcaacttctGCAGCCAAGCTGATGTGCAATTTATGTAGATTGTCTAGTTTACCtcagcaaaagtaaaagtaagctcaagttacacacacacacacacacacgcacttttacttatgcatatgtaaaCGGCTTAAGTCGAGAACTTGTTTACAACAAACTAGggaagcttttaaaaatatttacatacatataaaagaaTTGATCTTAGGCGCTATTTGCATAGTTTAAGATTTATAGAGCAACCAGcagtcgtcgtcatcgtctaGCTTGCCTTGATTGCTTAGGCATGCCTGCATTGCAGCGTCAGCCAAAatttgcgtatacttaatatttgtgGTATTTCCATTAATTAGCAACTACTATTTGCCCAGAACCTGTTGCCAACACAGccacaacatttgcatatttggcTGCTCATTTGTGCGCatataaattagcaaaaaaatatatagtatatatatatttttaataagcctTTCAGCGTATTTTGCATAAGTCTGTTTGGCCCTCCTACTAGccacatatatagtataatatgATAAGTGTGTCTAATTCTGTACCAGTTACGCTAAGCGctacccaacaacaacaaaaagaagaaatatttttatatgtgttaTAATAAAACCAGTCCgggctaataaaataaaatcaaaatgaaatttacatatgaaataaatgcaCTGAAATCGAAACTGAAAAACGCGTTTTGTTATTCAAATTCCCAAACTGGTTAGTAAGTCAGTGGGTAGCGcagctctcacacacacactcacacacacaaattgggTTGATTGTTGGACTGGGCTAAGAAGTTGTAGCTGGATATGGTTACTGCTGCAGTCGTGTTTGTTGCCAGGTTGGCGGCTCTATTGCCAAACTCATCAAGCGAGtctaaaagcatttttatggcTGCTGTTAGTCAAGCAgataatcatcatcatcatcatcagcagatCTAATGAAATGTTTactataattttagttttgattttgtatttttattaatttttttacttttttattgttttttcgtttttatatttaaatatacacatacaaattaacgtaaaactacaaaaaatgaGTACATAACAcaatttcaaatatgttttgcttgtttgcagtttttttgttggttgtttttcaatttgttttagttttttcttttttcttttttaacgTAACACAGCAGAAACTTTGCTGTAGCGTCTGGAGAACGCGGCACAGtcaaacataaaatgttataatatATAGTCTTGAGTGTATTGGATTCATAGCTGAACTGAAGAAGAAATGGGGGCAGGGGTTGGGGCTTGGGACTGGGGGTTTTGACTGTAGGAATTTGGATTGCGGCTGCTAACGCTTTGCTCCTCCTTAATTCTCTCATAAGCTGACTTAGAAGAAACCATCGCCGGTGGGATCGTTGACCCATGGGTAGTTGTTGGGGCAACGGACGCAGGTCTGCAGATTGATGGTCTCGCCGGGCACCTCCTTGGAGGTCAGCTTGCAGGTGTTGGGCACCCAGCAGGCGGGCTTGCCCTCGACGACGCACTTCTCCCTCCAGGGCTCGAAGTTCTTGACCTCGCTGATGGTGCGTGGATTTTGCATCCACTGTATGACCTGTGTCATGGTAACAAAGTACACATCATTGTGGTTGGCCAGAATCTCATCGATCCAGTAGAGGAAGGCATCGAGGAATTCGGGATTGTTCTTCAGCCAGGCGGCATGGAAGTACAGACCCAATGGAGCGCGATTCTGATCGTAATGACGATCGAAATTGTGATTCAGGAAATTGTAGAACTGATCGCCGGTCAGAATATTCGAGCAGGAGTCGACCATAGCACAGCCTGGCAGATACTCATCGTTGGCGGGATCCTCACGACGATCCAGCTCGTTCATGACCATTTCCCAGACAGCATGCGATCTGGTGGGACAGCTCTGCAGATTGCCGTGGCAGCGATGAGGCATGCGGAAGTACATGGTGTATGGCCAGAGTGGAGGATTGGACAGCGGTGCGGTAATGGTGGAGTCATAAAGGAAAGCCTGCTCCTCCATCATGGTGAACTGATTGTTGCCACCCACACGCAAATAAGGCGCACGCACGCCCACAACCGAGTTGTCCGTAATGTTGGCGTATTTCTCAATGATAATTCTCATGCCAGCCATTTCCTTGGCCCAGTCATCAACTGTGGCATTCGACCAGAAGCGCTCCTCATCGTTATGGGTAATCGAGTGCACGGCAACTTCATGACCCTTGCGTGCGGTCTCCTGTACGGCGGAGTAGTTGGTGTACTTGTGGGAGATGAAGTAGGTGGCCTTGATGTCGCAGCCATTGGGATTCTTGCGTCCCTTGAACATCTCTTTGTACAgctcaatgttgttgttgttgatggcaTCGTCAAAGGTGATGGTGATCATCATGGGCACATCCTTGGCGGGCAAATCGCCGGGAATCGAAGTGCCATCCTCTGAGCAGAAGCAATCGGGCAGCACGCAGACTGCGGGATCGCAGGGTGGAGCGCGATTGGGATCGTTGTCAATGtctgcaagcaataaaaaaataagcatatcAAATTAGGAAAAGCTAAAAGTTCGTAGTAAAGTAAACGAAAAGCGACAAATGGAAATTAATCTCCCTGGTATATTAAGTatgcaacttttttaattaaaaattctgttGCCAAAGTGCAGTCAACTTTGCTTTAGcgttaatttattgaaacaaAAGCCAGTTCAATGAACCTCAAGCGCAAACACCATGGAAAACCAATCACAAATGAACAGAGTGAGGGGCGCGGTGGGTCGCAGGCGTTGGGAAAACCACCGTCACCAAAACGCAAAGTGAATGGAAAAATGTCTGCacaatttcagtttttatatattttttgttgcttactattattaatttatttgcgcaaAAGCGTCAATCAAGCGAAGACGCAGTCGCTTAATAGTTTAAAATGCAGTCAACGTTTAGCCAAGAGTTCGCTTAGCGGTTTGTCGTGccctctctttctatctctatctctaatACTAATTATTTGTGTCCACGTGTTTGCCATTCATTAACGTTggtatgcaaattatttatttattatttgccagCTAGCGTCATTTGTAAGCCTTGCACTTGCATGGCCAACGCCAAGACAAACTCCATTGCCATACTTCGTCTCATCAGCATAAATCAATTGCGAAAGTTTTTTTGCGCtacaaaaagaaatttgttaCCGTAATTTTCGTTTGGCACTTGCCAAAGTGAAATGCCAAGCAAACACGCAAAGGCCAGACAAACAAAGTAAAGcaataccaaaaataaaataaaatcaactaaaaataaattgtctttgcttttttttggttttgttttttttttttagcttttggcaCATTTGGTTTCATATTTCCGAAACGTTTTGTCTTTTTAGTAGGTCGCAGCCGGCTTTTATCTCGGAGCTGACCTTTTCTTTTCTCTCGCGCCCCACCTTGTTGGCCATAATCTGTCGTTAAAGCCAAGTGTTATGTCATCGTACATCGAACCGGTTGCGCAGCTTGGCTCCGACTGCATATCAAGTCGAGCGTCGAGAGTCGAAAGATATTCCCTGGCATTTAAATGTTCGCTGCTTTTAGGGCTTGTCTTTGGTCTTTCCTGCCATTTCTTTGTCTCGCCATGGCCAAGCCAAGtcaagctgtagctgtagctgtaagTTGGCTTATTGAGTGGCTTACATGCCGTTCAAGAGGATAATAGCGCACGCTTACGTGATAAACTCGAACACTCGAGTGCTGTTTGGCATTACAATTGAGCTGGCAGCTTTAAGATGCTAAGCAacatatcaaatatatatgggCCGAAAgtaatttcactttttaacaaacaaatattgatgGTTTGTcagctacaatttgttttgctataTAGACTATATAGTGCTAATAGCCAAATTTATTCTTT
The DNA window shown above is from Drosophila busckii strain San Diego stock center, stock number 13000-0081.31 chromosome 3L, ASM1175060v1, whole genome shotgun sequence and carries:
- the LOC108600481 gene encoding uncharacterized protein LOC108600481; protein product: MAKLFVVFAVLAVAAIGAANAAETRTKRQATTEEPKKEESFEKELCKDKDAGEWFRLVAGEGDNCRDVIQCTSSGLQAIRCPAGLYFDIEKQTCDWKESVKNCKSKNKERRVKPLLHTDEPLCQDGFLACGDGNCIERGLFCNGEKDCSDGSDENTCDIDNDPNRAPPCDPAVCVLPDCFCSEDGTSIPGDLPAKDVPMMITITFDDAINNNNIELYKEMFKGRKNPNGCDIKATYFISHKYTNYSAVQETARKGHEVAVHSITHNDEERFWSNATVDDWAKEMAGMRIIIEKYANITDNSVVGVRAPYLRVGGNNQFTMMEEQAFLYDSTITAPLSNPPLWPYTMYFRMPHRCHGNLQSCPTRSHAVWEMVMNELDRREDPANDEYLPGCAMVDSCSNILTGDQFYNFLNHNFDRHYDQNRAPLGLYFHAAWLKNNPEFLDAFLYWIDEILANHNDVYFVTMTQVIQWMQNPRTISEVKNFEPWREKCVVEGKPACWVPNTCKLTSKEVPGETINLQTCVRCPNNYPWVNDPTGDGFF